The genomic DNA TTGATGAAACTGGATCGATTCAAGTTCAAACCGTTCTTCCCGTGCACCGTTACAGCTGTTGATACGGGAAAAGGCCCTCTCTAGGCCTGTTTCCACCGGGCAGTCGAGCAGCACCGTCAGATCTGGCAGCGTACCGTCGACTGCTTCATCGTTAAGCCGGCTGATGAGAGCCCGATCAAGGTTCCGACCGTATCCCTGGTATGCAAGGGTTGCGTCGGTGAACCGGTCGCAGATGACGGTTTTTCCTGTTGCCAGAGCCGGCTGTATCACTTCCTGAACATGCTGAGCCCGGGCCGCCGCATAGAGGAAGAGTTCTGCCAGGGGAGTCAGGCTGCTGTTCTCAGCGTCGAGGAGAATCTCACGTATCCGGTCAGAGATGCGACAGCCTCCCGGTTCGCGGGTAACGGCCACCCGAAGTTTCAGCTCGGCCAGTTTCTCGGTGAGAAGCTTTACCTGGGTGGTTTTTCCGCACCCCTCTATGCCTTCAAAGGTTATGAACATCCCACACGCCACTTATTTCTTTCCAGAGGTTAAAAAATAAAAAGTATAGGAGAGGGGGATCAATTAATCAAGATAAAAACCAGCGCCAGTGGGCATCTCTATTGATATATTGCGGTGCTTTAGATATAGTCACCTGATCAGCAGGCGAATGAGGGAGAGAAGGGATAACGGCTCGGGACCGATGGAAGCAGATCCGGAAAAGCTGTTCGAATTACAAGATCTTATCGGGCATAGATTCACCGACTGCAGTTTGCTTGTCGAGGCTTTGACGCA from Geobacter sp. DSM 9736 includes the following:
- the tmk gene encoding dTMP kinase, with the translated sequence MFITFEGIEGCGKTTQVKLLTEKLAELKLRVAVTREPGGCRISDRIREILLDAENSSLTPLAELFLYAAARAQHVQEVIQPALATGKTVICDRFTDATLAYQGYGRNLDRALISRLNDEAVDGTLPDLTVLLDCPVETGLERAFSRINSCNGAREERFELESIQFHQRVRDGYLALAASQPARFVTIDGSKSIAEIESAVAAAVFKRLKL